From a single Nicotiana tomentosiformis chromosome 2, ASM39032v3, whole genome shotgun sequence genomic region:
- the LOC104109859 gene encoding uncharacterized protein — protein MPNANTFHLPKLRRLSQVLQLQLYNYHFPAAEQIINNIMDSQSPHGSIIFSTVGRTNYGFDIFSLKSPFSFFNSPLHTFPTEQRLTDGTSVNFNGQFVDEDQTLVFVSERSGSPRIYLQRPSHLGEIEQLPDGSPDSPFLDRPLLRNKCLYYISAHQSPKQIFTSWSALYSTTLDHEKTAVRLTPYGCVDYSPAISQSGHLIAVASYGDRRWPGEFHDLSTDIVVFPESDPSKRTLVCQHGGWPTWSGDSTIYFHRQADDGWWSIFRVDLPEDLSTLQCADPVRVTPPGVHCFTPAAATHSSKAVIAIATRRPGKSHRHIEIFDVESHNFYPVTEFLNRTTHHYNPFFSPEATFLSYHSFRGESSPGDTTIPNLDPVISPTKGLRMLRLNGSFPSFSPSGDFIAFNKDFNAYSGLKIVKSDGSKRWTLFKGRTTFGNSWSPAEPNVILTSVGPVFDSVQATVQIARVSFDSLDLTNEDCAREIPVEIKVLTKEETGNNAFPSCSPDGKHVVFRSGRSGHKNLYIVDAVKGELEGGEICQLTEGPWIDTMPSWSPDGKLIAFSSNRHNPDNITCFSIYVVHPDGTGLRRIHVAGPEGSDEVDKERLNHVCFSKDCEWLLFTANLGGVTAEPVSLPNQYQPYGDLYLVKLDGSGLQRLTWNGYENGTPAWHPSATITVDVKRSLLVGDKLRGEFDDVLWMNC, from the coding sequence ATGCCTAACGCCAACACTTTCCACCTACCTAAGCTCCGTCGCCTTTCTCAAGTACTACAATTGCAGCTCTATAACTACCATTTCCCAGCTGCAGAGCAAATAATCAACAATATTATGGATTCACAATCACCACATGGTTCTATTATCTTCTCCACAGTTGGCAGAACCAATTACGGCTTCGATATCTTCTCCCTCAAATCTCCCTTTTCTTTCTTTAATTCTCCGCTCCATACTTTTCCTACCGAGCAACGGCTTACCGACGGTACCTCCGTTAATTTTAACGGCCAGTTCGTTGACGAAGATCAGACTCTTGTCTTTGTTTCCGAGAGATCAGGCTCTCCTCGCATTTACTTGCAACGTCCCTCCCACTTAGGAGAGATTGAACAACTTCCTGATGGGAGCCCTGATAGCCCATTTCTCGACCGTCCCCTTCTTCGAAATAAATGCCTCTACTACATCTCTGCTCACCAGTCGCCCAAGCAGATTTTCACCAGCTGGTCCGCTCTTTATTCCACCACCCTCGACCATGAAAAGACCGCTGTCCGCTTGACTCCTTACGGCTGTGTTGATTACAGTCCGGCGATTTCGCAATCTGGACACTTGATTGCAGTTGCATCCTACGGAGACCGTCGTTGGCCCGGTGAATTCCATGATCTGAGCACTGATATTGTTGTTTTCCCTGAATCCGATCCCAGCAAGCGGACATTGGTGTGCCAACACGGTGGCTGGCCAACTTGGTCTGGTGATTCGACCATCTATTTTCACCGCCAAGCTGATGATGGTTGGTGGAGTATTTTTAGAGTTGATTTGCCAGAGGATCTCTCCACTTTGCAATGTGCTGATCCGGTTCGAGTCACTCCTCCTGGGGTGCACTGCTTTACTCCTGCAGCTGCCACACACAGCTCCAAAGCAGTGATTGCTATTGCCACTAGAAGACCCGGTAAGAGCCATCGCCACATTGAGATTTTCGATGTTGAGTCGCACAACTTCTATCCCGTGACCGAGTTCCTTAACCGTACCACTCACCATTACAATCCGTTCTTCTCTCCTGAAGCTACGTTTCTCAGTTATCACAGTTTCAGGGGTGAATCATCACCAGGAGATACAACTATTCCTAACTTGGACCCGGTTATTTCTCCAACAAAAGGACTGAGAATGCTGAGGCTTAACGGATCATTCCCTTCCTTCTCTCCCTCGGGTGATTTTATTGCATTCAATAAAGATTTTAATGCTTATTCAGGCCTCAAAATCGTCAAATCAGATGGTTCCAAGAGGTGGACATTGTTCAAAGGTCGTACAACTTTCGGCAACTCCTGGTCACCAGCTGAACCCAACGTGATACTTACATCAGTTGGACCTGTATTCGACTCCGTACAAGCAACGGTCCAAATCGCTCGAGTTTCATTCGACTCATTAGACCTTACTAATGAGGATTGCGCTAGGGAAATTCCAGTAGAAATAAAAGTTCTCACAAAAGAGGAGACTGGAAATAATGCCTTCCCTTCTTGCTCGCCTGACGGGAAGCACGTGGTATTCCGTTCAGGGCGTTCGGGGCATAAAAATTTGTACATTGTGGACGCCGTTAAGGGAGAGTTGGAGGGAGGAGAAATCTGTCAGCTAACGGAGGGACCATGGATTGATACAATGCCGAGCTGGTCACCTGACGGAAAGCTAATTGCATTTTCTTCCAACAGGCACAATCCGGATAATATCACTTGCTTCAGCATCTACGTTGTTCATCCGGATGGCACAGGTCTCCGGAGGATCCACGTGGCAGGGCCAGAGGGATCCGATGAAGTGGATAAGGAGAGGCTTAATCACGTGTGCTTCAGTAAGGACTGCGAGTGGCTGCTGTTCACGGCCAACTTGGGCGGAGTGACAGCAGAACCTGTGTCGCTGCCGAACCAGTACCAGCCTTATGGCGACTTATATTTGGTGAAGTTGGATGGGAGTGGATTGCAACGGCTGACGTGGAACGGATATGAGAATGGAACTCCAGCGTGGCACCCCTCGGCAACAATTACTGTGGACGTAAAACGGAGCCTACTAGTAGGCGATAAGTTAAGGGGTGAATTTGATGATGTCCTATGGATGAATTGTTGA